The window TTACCGTAACTCGCCGCTCTTTAGACCTGGCAATTCGTGTCAGTACACTACTTTTTACTGTAATCTACAGCAGTACCCTGTTCCTGCTCACGACTGCACCGGAAGAAATTACGGCGGGTTTAGAAAGCTTGATGCGACCTTTGCGGCGGATGGGGGTACCCGTGACGGAAATTACCTTGACATTAACCCTCTCTTTGCGCTTTATTCCCTTGGTGTTGGAAGAAGTGCAAAATTTGGTTCGTTCTGTGTATACCCGTGCCATCAATTGGAAAAAATTGGGCATCCGTAAAAGTTTTCAAGTGTGGTTACTGGTGGCAGAACGACTGCTGGAAAATCTTTTATTACGAGCTGAGCAAATTGCCAGTGCCATGCTGGTGCGGGGATTTACTAGTCCCAATGAGCATCGGGTACAGTGGCACCAACTACGCCTACGGTGGGGGGATTGGTTGGCGCTGCTGAGTTTACTTGTGTTCTGGGGATTACGGGTGGTTTGGGGTGGAGCGATTTAGTGAGTTGAAAACCTCACAAGTCTTTCATCCAGCAACCACATCACTGCTCACTGGCAAACGTCTGAACTTTAGCTTTTTGAGGGAAAGCACAGGCTATCCCTAGGATTACAATAGAAGTAAAAGTGGTTGTTAGGTAGGTAATTGAGAGCATGGCTATAAGAGTGATACGAATGGTTGTAAAAATAAAATAATTTGTACGAGATAATTTTGTAGTTAGTATTTAGATAATACCCAGTTGCATAGATGGTTAGTTTTCTAACTTAAATTCGGGCGTCTGAACTGTTTAGCCATACCTATTACTAGGGTTATTATTAGGATTAAAAGCACATAAAAATATCCTGCTCAATCCACGTCACGTATTATCGCCATTTGTAGAAGATTATTGTCGCCCAAATGCTACGCCCCTACTGCCCCTTGGATTGTAACGTATTGAAGTCTACTTCTGTTATGCTCGAATCAGAAACACCAATAAAATCTAACAGAAAATTTGAATTCCTAGAATTGTGGGATTCACAAGAGATGTGGTGATATATTACGTAGGCTTTACCGTTACTGCATTTAACCGTTACAGTTCCTTCTCCATATTCACTTCCTGTGTAAATGACTTTCGGACACTTCTTGAGATTCTCTTTTAATATTAGCTCTGCACGTTCTTGATCAAAGTTTTTGGCAAAATTTATGCCAGTCGCCCTCTCTAAAGCTAAAAACGTTAGGACAATAATAACTACTCCTAAACCAAAAACTTTAGAGACTCGTGCAATCGTCTTATTCATGATGTTTACCTAGATAATTTTTCGTAATTTTCTCACACCCAAGCTATTCCGCCGCAGCACCTAGAAAAATTTGATTAACAATACTATCTTGAAACGAGAATATTAGACCTCCATAAATCGAACCAGCTATGAAAGATTCATAGGGAATAGACATTTCCCGATCTTCCTCATCTTTATACGCTTGCATTACCTCAGTGTAAGAGTCGCCAATCCTTATCCCACGCTGAGTTTTAAGTGTTGAAGGTGAAGTTAGCGTAATATTAAAAACTGTCTGTCTTTCTCCTGGTGTTTCTGAAGCCATGTTTAAAGTAATTCCTTGTTGAGGATAGTACCAGTCTTGATGATAAAGTCCGTCCGCTCCCCATCGCACAATCTCGCCTTTCGTTTCTGGAATTCCCAAGATTTCTAAGACTTGTGAGGCTGTCAAATCGAGTTTTAATTCTCCAAAGCCTTCTGATTGCATCAACTCAAAAGGATTAGCAGCTTCAGAAGTGGAGTCGGCAATTTCAGTTATTTGAACGATGGACGTTTTAGAGTCAGCCTCCCTGGTAATTGAAGGAGGCAAACTTGTTAGACCTCTTGCAAAAATACCTGGCGATTGATAATCGCGCGTCCAAAAACGAAGTCTGCCTACGCGGACTGTCCTAAAACCCGCGCAGGCGGGTGAGGTTTGTATAGCCTCAGACTTCAGTCTGTAGGCGTCCATCGACTTTTGCAAAAGGTCTGTTGTTGAAATGCTCAAGTTGTCGGCTTGAGCCGTTGGTGATTGAGTGGCTGTGGAATTCCTTTGCTCTAAGGCTTCATTGGATGCTTCGGCAATACAGCTTGCTGCATTAAATTGTTCAATTACGCGATCGCTTTCATCCCAATCCCTCCAGTATGCACGGGTTGGCACTTTAGCCGGTGCAATCAAACGATAAGCCTCAACGCCTGCTTCGTTCGTAGGATTGTTGTTGTTCCATGCAGATGCCAAATAATTTCCCTGCCGAAAAGTGACTCCACTGCCATCATAAATTCGCTGATTCAAAACATTGCCTAACGCAAAGCTAACTACTTGTGCAGTATCGTCTGTGTAAATAATACAGACCTGACCCTCTGTTGTTGAAGGATAAATGTCCATTGTTTGTTCCCATCCTGCCCATGTTCCCAAAAAAGGAGCTACCGTTGGATCGCGGCGTGACCAATTTTCTGCAAACGCCTTGGCTTCGCTCTGACGTTGAGGTTCCTCATATTGATTCCAATAGTCAACTTGACGCTGAAAGTCAGGCATCAATTTTTGGAGTTCTTCATCGGTTAGATGTGAGTGAGTTTGTGCATAAGCAAAATGAGGACTTATTCCAAAGGCGATCGCGAGTGCAATGCAACTGAGATGTTTCTTCATTTATCTTTGACTCTGCTCAATAAAGTTGTACTCGTTTAATAATTCTTCCACTGAATAGACTGGTAAATTTGGTTGAGTAAAATTTGGTTGTTACGCGAAAATTGAGTAAAATCTGATGCCCAGCTTAGATTGGCTGATGTTGTATCATGAATAATTGCCCAATATTGACCATTTGGGTGATTAATCGCAACAATATGGTTTCCCACTAAAGCCTTGCTTCCGTTAATTGAGACTTCTTCATAAGGTTCTTGGCCTAAGTCATTCAAAAAAGCTTTTATATCGCCACTAAAGAGTTCGATTAAAACATAGTTAGCTCCCATTAAAGCTTCTGATTCAGAACTCTGTAAGTAACAGTATGCAGTAGGCTCCAGAATATAAATTTTTTTCCATACTCCACCCTCTGTTTGACTTTTCGGCACTGCTCGATAATTACTGGCTACTTCAAACACTAAACCTGATTGGTCATCACGAATCGTTTTTAAGGTTTGAGCCGGAGTACTGTCTTCCTGCTCACAGGGATAGGCTATTGATTCAGTCAGGAGAATGGAAAAAGCGGTTAAAGTGACGATTGTTACAAGAGTTTTTAGCTTCATTGCTAGAGACCTTTACTTACTAATTAGATATATTTCCCATCACCTGTAGCTTTAACAGTTATGCAAGAAGTAGCTTGGGCGATCGCAATTTGTTTAATAGCGTTTGTGCCTAATCATTCCAGTTCGATTAAGCTTAGTGTACCCACGGTTCCTTCTCAAAATCGCAAACCGTTCGACGAGCAGAAAGTGGGCAAGTTTGCTCTGCGAGCGGATTGCCTGTAAGGTTAAGCAACCTCAAATTGGTAAGTTCTGCTAGAGGACTGATATCTGTGATTTGGTTGTAGCTGAGGTAAAGCACCCACAAATTTGTGAGTCTTGCTAGAGGGCTGACATCTGTAATTTGGTTGTTGTTGAGGCGAAGATCCTTCAGATTTATGAGTCTTGCTAGAGGGCTGACATCTGTGATTTTATTGCCGTGGAGGTCAAGCTCGGTCAGGTTTGTGAGTCCTGCCAGAGGCGTTACATCTGCAATTGGATTTTGGCTGAGGAAAAGCTTCTCCAGATTTGTGAGTCTTGCTAAAGGGCTGACATCTGTAATTTCGTTGAGGGTTAGGAATAGCTCCTTCAGATTTGTGAGTCCCGCCAGAGGTCTGAGATCTGTAATTGGGGCTTCCGGGAGGGAAAGCTCAGTACGACTTGACAGATCCTTGGCAGCGAGTTCACAATCGCTTGTGCCTGCTTCTTCTAACAGCACTTCTACTGTTTTTCTGGCCTCGGCTGACAAACTGGTTCGCTTTTGACACCACTCTTTAAAAGAACTTCCTAGACTAGGTTCGGCAGCTTGAGTAACTCCCCATCCCCAGCTACTGAACACCCATAAGCTGAACGTCAGAACAATTGCGCTAGTCAGTTTCATAGTTGATAAATCCTCCATAGGTAGTCTCTAGATTTTTCGGGAAATTTCAGCTCAACTGTCTCAGCAAGTTCTTAAAACTGGCAAACATTTCGGTCAGTAATGGGGCAAGTTCGCTGTGTGATTGGATTGCCTGGAACGTAAAGCGAATCCAGGTTTGCGAGTCCCGCTAGAGGAGTGATATCTGTGATTTGGTTATTGTCGAGGTTAAGTACCTTCAGGTTTTTGAGTCCCCCTAGAGGCGTTATATCTGTGATTTGGTTGCCACTGAGGTGAAGCGCCTCCAGGTTTTTGAGTCCTGCTAGAGGAGTGAGATCTGCAATTTGGTTGTACATGAGTTGAAGCGTCTTCAAGTTTGCAAGTCCCGCTAGAGGATTAATATCTTTGATTTGGTTACTTTCTAAATAAAGCACCTCCAGTTTTGTCAGTCCTGCCAGAGGTGTTAAATCTGTGATTTGGCTGCCTGCAAGGGTAAGATCTTTCAGATTTGTAAGTCTTGCTAGAGGCGTTACATCTGTGATTTGGTTGCTATCTAGGATAAGCACCTCCAGATTTGTGAACCCTGCCAGAGGGGTTAAATCTGTGATTTGCCGACTTATCAGGTACATTTCCGTACCACTAGACAGATTTTTTGCAGCGAGTTCACAATCGCTTGTGCCTGCTTCTTCTAACAGCACCTCTACTGTTTTTTGACGCTGGGCTGACAAACTTGCTTTCTTTTGACACCATTCTTCAAAAGAACTCCCTTGACTAGGTTCGGCAGCTTGAGTAACTCCCCATCCCCAGCTACTGAACACCCACATACCAAGTATCAGAGCCACTGCACTAGTCGATTTCATGGTAAATGCACCCTTATCAGTAATGTCTATATCTGTGTAGATATAGTACTTATCACCTCTAGCTTTAAGATTTATGCAACAACTCTCATTGCTTGACTTCAGGGAGGAATGCTGTCAAGACAGGTTAGATATGTGTAAGCTTAAGACTGATTGCTTATGGCGGCATCAATTATTTATTTCATAGTGGTTTATGAATAGAAAAATTGCTCTGGGGCTTGTGGTTATTGTGATCGCCCTGATAGGAATTGGTATTGCCAATAAAGAAGTCAGGTGTTCTATCGGCCTGCAATCTGAATCTTGTCTTTCATCAACTTCATTCAATATCCCTACTACTGGCTCTGAAGCATCGGAAGTAGGAGCCGACTACACCAAACTAGCCAATCTACTGGCAAAGCAAAGACTTAAAGCCGCTGATCGAGAAACAAGCGATAAACTTTTTTGGCTTGCAAAAGGAAACCCTAATGAATACCTCCCCAAAGGAAATATGAAAATGATTCCCTGCAAAGACCTCCGCACAATTAACAGTTTGTGGTTAGCTTATAGTAGCGGAAAGTATGGATTTAGCGTTCAACAGAAACTCTACGAACAGATATATAAAGAGGTGAGCCGTCAACCCAAGATACTATCATATAATGTTGAATCGGAAGTATATAATCGCTTTGCTCGTCGCGTAGATTGGACTGTCAGAGACGATGCACGATTGAATTATGACCCGCTAATTATTAATCCGCGTGGAAGAGAAGGACACCTTCCGGTAACTTACATAAAACTGGGAGTGCCAGAATCTTGTCGTTCCGATTATCCTGCATGGTTAAGCATACTCACACTTCAATGGTGTCTTTTAGGTATGCATTGGTCAGGTGCAGCTCCTGAAGTCAGTCAAGAAGTATTCTCTCGTATCGAAAGCTGCAAGCTATAGTCACACTTGCAATCTGCCTCACTTGAATAATATTTGATTGGCAAGGGGTTGTATAGCAAAAGGCAGAAGGCAGAAGGCAGAAGGCTATTATGTTTTTTACTGGTACGTGGTCGTTTACAGCCGTTCAATCTGTCCTAAGCTTTATGGCGACAGCTATAACTTTAGCAGTAGCCCTAACGCGATCGCAAAACTTATTGCATAAATCCTCCATTGATGAGGGATATAAACAGTAGAGCGAACAACCTGCTTTCCTCATTACTGGAGGACTGGATTCATGCATCTGCGTCTTGGAAATCTCAACCTTGCCACTGCTACTCTACTGCTTTCTCTAACATCTCCCCTGTTGCCACTAGGTAACATTGAGCTTTTTACCGCACCGGCACAAACAACTCAAGATAGGAAAGCTGTAGCCGATCAACTGTTGCAAGAAGGTGAACGTCTGAATGTTAACGATAACCATGAAGAAGCACTAGCAAAATTTGAGCAAGCCTTATTGATCTATCAGGAAATAGGTGACAAGGCAGGTGTCGGGGTAACCCTCCACAACATTGGATATGTTTATTACAGCAAGCAAGAGTATCCACAATCGTTAGCTTATTTCCAGCAAGCTTTGTCCATTCAACAGGAACTTGGCAATGTTGTTTGGGAAGAAATCAACCTCAAGATGATCCGGAGAATTTACGACGATCAAGGTACTCAGCTTTTCGAGCGCAGTCAATATCGAGAAGCCCTGGAGAAGTTTCAGCAAGTCCTGGTTATTCAGAAGCAACTGCGTGAGCTAGGTAAGCCGGAATTAGAAGCAGTCACTCTCAACAAAATTGCGTTAACTTACACCTATCTAGGAGAGTATGAACTAGCCTTGGAGTCCTATCAAAAAGCCTTAGTAGCGGACGATGAATTACGTTTTCTAGAGGATGAATGGGTAATCTTGATCAACATGGGAGAGCTTTACCAGAAGCTAGGACAATATGAACTAGCCTTGAAGTCTTATCAAGAAGCCTTAGAACTCGCTAAAACCCCCCAAGCTGACTTGGATAGCAGTGGAAACATCGGATTGGAAGTGAGAAGTCTCAACGCGATTGGGGCGATTCACTACAGATTAGGACAATACGAATTAGCCTTAGATTTCCATGAGAAAGCCTTGGCACTTCTCAAGACAATTGAGAAAAAAACAGACACAAAAGCCCTGGGAGCATCAACACTCAATGGTATGGGGCTTGTTTACCTTAAGATAGAAAAGCCTGAATCAGCGTTGGAGTTCTTGCAGCAGGCTTTCGCTCTGATCAAACCACTCGGTAATAAGCCATCAGAATGGGCAATTCTTAATAATATTGGAAAAGCTTACTATGAGTTAGGGAACTATGAATCAGCTTGGGATTTATATCAGCAAGCCTTGGTGATTGCTCAGGAAATTGGCAACCAGGAAGGTGTAGGACACGCTCTCAAAAATATTGGTTATTTACTAGAAAAGCAAAACCAACCCGAATTAGCCATTGTGTTCTTCAAGCAATCTGTCAATGCCAGAGAAGCACTTCGGAATAACATCAAGGGGCTTCCCTCAGAATTTCAGCAATCCTACACCGAAACTATTGCTGAAGATTATCGCCATTTAGCCGATCTTCTCCTCCAACAAAACCGCATCCTCGAAGCCCAACGAGTCCTGGATTTACTCAAAGTGCAGGAACTTGAAGACTATTTGCGCGATGTCCGAGGCAGCGATAATACGGCTCAAGGTGTTGCTGAACGCCCTCCAGAACGGCAAATTCGAGAAGGGAGCGAGGCAATTATGAATCAAGCGATCGCCCTCGGCAAAGAACTTGCCCAAATCGAAAGTATTCCCATTTCCGACAGAACGCAAACCCAAAAACAGCGTATCCTCGAACTGAGAAAAATAGAGCAGGAAATTACCCAACAGTTCAATGAATTTATAGTAAGCCCACAAGTAAAAGAATGGGTAACACAACTCAAGCAATCCACAAGAGGGCAGACTGTGGACTTGGATGCCTATGCCACAACCTTACAAGACAACCTAAAAAAACTTCAGCAAGATGCCGTCATTCTTTATCCTTTGATACTGCCCGAGCGCTTGGAACTCGTGTTAATCACTCCTGATACACCTCCACTACGCTATACCGTTCCTGTCAAACGAGAAGAATTCAACCAAGCCATTGTTGAATTTCGTTCAGCGTTAACAGCACCTATCCATGACGCCAAAGTTCCCGCTCGAAAGCTCTACGATTGGTTAATCAAACCCCTAGAAAATGACTTAGTTCAAGCCAAAACCAAAACCATCATCTACGCCCCTGATGGACAACTGCGTTACATCCCACTTGCTGCCCTCCATGACGGCAATCAATGGCTAGTCCAACGCTTCCGTATTAATAATATAACTGCCGTCAGTTTGACCGAACTCAACACTAAACCGCCGAGTCAGTTGCAAGTGTTAGCAGCGGCTTTCACTCAAGGTAACTATAGCTTTAATGTGGGCAACGAACGGTTTAACTTCTCCGGATTACCTTATGCGGGTCGTGAAGTGGAAAGTCTGGGTCAAACCGTTCCTAATACAACCAAATTATTAGACCAGCAATTTAATCGAGATACTGTTTTGCAGATGAATGATTATTCCATTGTGCATCTAGCAACTCATGCAGCTTTTGTTGCCGGACAACCAGAAGAGTCATTTATTCTGTTTGGGAATGGCGATCGCGTAACCCTCCGAGATGTGAAAAAGTGGCGTCTGCCGAATGTAGATTTGGTTGTACTTTCAGCCTGTGAAACGGGATTAGGAGATAAGTTGGGGGACGGCAAAGAAATTCTCGGTTTTGGTTACCAGATGCAACAAACTTCAGCTAGGGCTGCGATCGCGTCTTTGTGGAAAGTTAGTGATGGTGGTACCCAAGCCTTGATGGATGCCTTCTATGCTGCCTTGCAGAATGACAAAATGACCAAAGCCGAAGCATTGCGACAATCACAAATTGCTCTGATCACAGGCGACTATCAAGCCTTGGGTGAACAGCGAGGACTAGGAGTAGCACAACGGATTAAGAATAATCTGCCATCACAGGTGAGCGATCGCCTCAGCCATCCCTACTACTGGGCACCCTTCATTTTGATCGGC of the Allocoleopsis franciscana PCC 7113 genome contains:
- a CDS encoding GUN4 domain-containing protein — encoded protein: MNRKIALGLVVIVIALIGIGIANKEVRCSIGLQSESCLSSTSFNIPTTGSEASEVGADYTKLANLLAKQRLKAADRETSDKLFWLAKGNPNEYLPKGNMKMIPCKDLRTINSLWLAYSSGKYGFSVQQKLYEQIYKEVSRQPKILSYNVESEVYNRFARRVDWTVRDDARLNYDPLIINPRGREGHLPVTYIKLGVPESCRSDYPAWLSILTLQWCLLGMHWSGAAPEVSQEVFSRIESCKL
- a CDS encoding leucine-rich repeat domain-containing protein, with product MKLTSAIVLTFSLWVFSSWGWGVTQAAEPSLGSSFKEWCQKRTSLSAEARKTVEVLLEEAGTSDCELAAKDLSSRTELSLPEAPITDLRPLAGLTNLKELFLTLNEITDVSPLARLTNLEKLFLSQNPIADVTPLAGLTNLTELDLHGNKITDVSPLARLINLKDLRLNNNQITDVSPLARLTNLWVLYLSYNQITDISPLAELTNLRLLNLTGNPLAEQTCPLSARRTVCDFEKEPWVH
- a CDS encoding CHAT domain-containing protein — translated: MHLRLGNLNLATATLLLSLTSPLLPLGNIELFTAPAQTTQDRKAVADQLLQEGERLNVNDNHEEALAKFEQALLIYQEIGDKAGVGVTLHNIGYVYYSKQEYPQSLAYFQQALSIQQELGNVVWEEINLKMIRRIYDDQGTQLFERSQYREALEKFQQVLVIQKQLRELGKPELEAVTLNKIALTYTYLGEYELALESYQKALVADDELRFLEDEWVILINMGELYQKLGQYELALKSYQEALELAKTPQADLDSSGNIGLEVRSLNAIGAIHYRLGQYELALDFHEKALALLKTIEKKTDTKALGASTLNGMGLVYLKIEKPESALEFLQQAFALIKPLGNKPSEWAILNNIGKAYYELGNYESAWDLYQQALVIAQEIGNQEGVGHALKNIGYLLEKQNQPELAIVFFKQSVNAREALRNNIKGLPSEFQQSYTETIAEDYRHLADLLLQQNRILEAQRVLDLLKVQELEDYLRDVRGSDNTAQGVAERPPERQIREGSEAIMNQAIALGKELAQIESIPISDRTQTQKQRILELRKIEQEITQQFNEFIVSPQVKEWVTQLKQSTRGQTVDLDAYATTLQDNLKKLQQDAVILYPLILPERLELVLITPDTPPLRYTVPVKREEFNQAIVEFRSALTAPIHDAKVPARKLYDWLIKPLENDLVQAKTKTIIYAPDGQLRYIPLAALHDGNQWLVQRFRINNITAVSLTELNTKPPSQLQVLAAAFTQGNYSFNVGNERFNFSGLPYAGREVESLGQTVPNTTKLLDQQFNRDTVLQMNDYSIVHLATHAAFVAGQPEESFILFGNGDRVTLRDVKKWRLPNVDLVVLSACETGLGDKLGDGKEILGFGYQMQQTSARAAIASLWKVSDGGTQALMDAFYAALQNDKMTKAEALRQSQIALITGDYQALGEQRGLGVAQRIKNNLPSQVSDRLSHPYYWAPFILIGNGL
- a CDS encoding energy-coupling factor transporter transmembrane component T family protein codes for the protein MDLLRSLPLGLYLEQPVTWLHHLDSRVKFIWLMSFLVAPLLANPYWRVALVALLILLTLSAAIPLRVWRQQMGWLLMLSFFVLIVTAIAPDGYSIDSQPRLPTYTQQPANLPIEVPQPRPWYNPFGFGEQPSPSTPATKPPKPLPQPTRYRYVLWKAGPFTVTRRSLDLAIRVSTLLFTVIYSSTLFLLTTAPEEITAGLESLMRPLRRMGVPVTEITLTLTLSLRFIPLVLEEVQNLVRSVYTRAINWKKLGIRKSFQVWLLVAERLLENLLLRAEQIASAMLVRGFTSPNEHRVQWHQLRLRWGDWLALLSLLVFWGLRVVWGGAI
- a CDS encoding leucine-rich repeat domain-containing protein translates to MKSTSAVALILGMWVFSSWGWGVTQAAEPSQGSSFEEWCQKKASLSAQRQKTVEVLLEEAGTSDCELAAKNLSSGTEMYLISRQITDLTPLAGFTNLEVLILDSNQITDVTPLARLTNLKDLTLAGSQITDLTPLAGLTKLEVLYLESNQIKDINPLAGLANLKTLQLMYNQIADLTPLAGLKNLEALHLSGNQITDITPLGGLKNLKVLNLDNNQITDITPLAGLANLDSLYVPGNPITQRTCPITDRNVCQF